From the genome of Excalfactoria chinensis isolate bCotChi1 chromosome 12, bCotChi1.hap2, whole genome shotgun sequence, one region includes:
- the AMT gene encoding aminomethyltransferase, mitochondrial isoform X2: protein MSQAPRRGGPSRAESCRAVPSSAEPGRARRMLRAGCRAALARRHMASALEGLKQTPLDALHRARGGRMVPFAGWSLPVQYGRGHLESHLHTRRHCSLFDVSHMLQTRVYGRDRVRFLESLVVGDIAELRPGQGTLTLLTNERGGIVDDLIVTNTAEDHLYVVSNAGCADKDRAVMEGRAAELRAAGGDVHLEVLDNALLALQGPSMAQVLQTGLPDDLTKLTFMTSTATTVFGVPGCRVTRCGYTGEDGVEISVPAGRAVELAERLLGCPEVWPAGLAARDSLRLEAGLCLYGSDIDESTTPVEAGLLWTLGKRRRTAMDFPGAAVIMEQVKEKPKRKRVGLTSVGPPLRPPATILGPEGTPVGTVTSGCPSPSLGKNIAMGYVQAAHSRPGTTLSVEVRKKQHPALVTKMPFVPTHYYVAK from the exons ATGTCCCAGGCGccccggcggggcgggccgaGTCGTGCCGAGTCGTGCCGTGCCGTACCGAGCAGCGCTGAACCGGGCCGGGCTCGGAGGATGCTGCGGGCCGGGTGCCGCGCCGCGCTGGCCCGACGCCACATGGCATCGGCGCTG GAGGGGCTGAAGCAGACGCCGTTGGACGCGCTGCACCGGGCCCGCGGCGGGAGGATGGTGCCGTTCGCCGGCTGGAGCCTGCCCGTGCAGTACGGCCGGGGGCACCTCGAGTCGCACCTGCACACCCGGCGGCACTGCTCGCTGTTCGACGTGTCCCACATGCTGCAG ACTCGGGTGTACGGGCGGGACCGCGTCCGCTTCCTGGAGAGCCTGGTGGTGGGGGACATCGCCGAGCTGCGCCCGGGACAG GGCACCCTGACGCTGCTCACCAACGAGCGCGGCGGCATCGTGGATGACCTGATTGTCACCAACACGGCGGAGGATCACCTGTACGTGGTGTCCAACGCGGGCTGCGCTGACAAGGACCGCGCCGTCATGGAG ggcagagcgGCAGAGCTGAGGGCGGCCGGTGGCGACGTGCACCTGGAGGTGTTGGACAACGCGCTGCTGGCGCTGCAAG GGCCCTCCATGGCACAGGTGCTACAGACCGGGCTGCCGGATGACCTGACCAAGCTGACCTTCATGaccagcacagccaccaccGTCTTTGGCGTGCCGGGCTGCCGCGTCACACGCTGTGGCTACACCGGGGAGGACGGCGTGGAG ATCTCCGTGCCTGCGGGCCGAGCGGTGGAGCTGGCCGAGCggctgctgggctgccctgAGGTCTGGCCGGCAGGGCTGGCGGCGCGGGACAGCCTGCGCCTGGAGGCCGGGCTCTGCCTCTATGGCAGCGACATCGATGAGAGCACCACGCCAGTGGAGGCTGGGCTGCTGTGGACCCTGG GGAAGCGCCGGCGCACAGCCATGGATTTCCCCGGTGCAGCCGTCATCATGGAGCAGGTGAAGGAGAAGCCAAAGCGGAAGCGTGTGGGGCTGACGTCGGTAGGACCCCCCCTGCGGCCGCCTGCCACCATCCTGGGCCCCGAGGGCACCCCCGTGGGCACGGTGACCAGCGGCTGCCCCTCGCCCTCCCTGGGTAAGAACATCGCCATGGGCTACgtgcaggctgcccacagccgcCCCGGCACCACGCTCAGCGTTGAGgtgaggaagaagcagcacCCAGCGCTGGTCACCAAGATGCCCTTCGTGCCCACACACTATTACGTAGCCAAGTGA
- the NICN1 gene encoding nicolin-1 gives MSGAPGPGRAPLPCTARPAAPLQLPGGVEAARPGVTVIDVRFPRGSAADVHEIVFKNFYTAFLSVRAQRAGPTGPRKWVTCLRDLRLMPCPHTEPGAQDYFSLRRSQMLCDMEQVTALRFILRQPSPAWLHFGIEELQLFPPGSKTPPQDVPSWLSQLSPPEQPPSLHGELPDPEKVAAGLQQMWALTEVVRARQAAARIGRFDVDGCYDVNLLSYS, from the exons ATGTCGGGAGCGCCGGGTCCGGGTCGCGCCCCGCTGCCCTGCAccgcccggcccgccgccccccTGCAGCTGCCCGGGGGGGTCgaggcggcgcggcccggcgtGACCGTCATCGACGTGCGCTTCCCCCGCGGCAGCGCGGCCGAC GTGCACGAGATCGTCTTCAAGAACTTCTACACCGCCTTCCTGAGCGTGCGGGCGCAGCGGGCCGGGCCGACGGGACCCCGCAAGTGGGTCACCTGCCTCCGCGACCTGCGGCTGATGCCGTGCCCGCACACCGAGCCGGGCGCGCAGGATTACTTCTCGCTCCGCCGCTCCCAG ATGCTGTGCGACATGGAGCAGGTGACGGCGCTGCGCTTCATCCTGCGGCAGCCCTCCCCGGCGTGGCTGCACTTCGGCAtcgaggagctgcagctcttcccccCCGGCAGCAAG ACCCCCCCGCAGGACGTTCCCTCCTGGCTGTCCCAGCTGAGCCCCCCGGAGCAGCCCCCCAGCCTGCACGGG GAACTGCCCGACCCGGAGAAGGTGGCTGCGGGGCTGCAGCAGATGTGGGCGCTGACGGAGGTGGTCCGCGCTCGCCAGGCGGCCGCGCGCATCGGGCGCTTCGAC GTGGACGGCTGCTACGACGTCAACCTGCTGTCCTACAGCTGA
- the DAG1 gene encoding dystroglycan 1, translating into MTVGCVLQPPFLGRTLLPVLLLAASARCHWPSEPGEVVRDWENQLEASMHSVLSDLRETVPAVVGIPDSSAVVGRFFRVSIPTDLIASNGEVVQVSEAGKESLPSWLHWNAESSSLEGLPLDTDKGVHYISVATLQPFPNGSYVPQAANVFSVEVHQEDHSEPQSVRAAAQDVGDAAPFVCGAEEPVTILTVILDADLTKMTPKQRIELLNRMRSFSEVELHNMKLVPVVNNRLFDMSAFMAGPGNAKKVVENGALLSWKLGCSLSQNSVPNISKVEAPAKEGTMSARLGYPVVGWHIANKKPHLPKRMRRQINATPTPLTAIGPPTTAAQEPPTRIVPTPTSPAIAPPTETTAPPVREPIPLPRKPTVTIRTRGPIVQTPTLGPIQPTRLVEGTGTVSVPIRPTMPGYVEPTAVITPPTTTTKKPRVSTLKPATPSTTDSSTATTRRPTRRPKTPRPTKPPSTTRSPISKLTTASPPTRVRTTASGIPRPWEPNEPPKLTNHIDRVDAWEGTYFEVKIPSDTFYDKEDTTTDKLQLTLKLKEQQMIEENSWVQFNSTSQLMYGMPDRSHVGKHEYFMYATDKGGLFAVDAFEIHVHKRPHGDKSPVKFKARLEGDHNAVANDIHKKIMLVKKLALAFGDRNSSTITVQDIAKGSIVVEWTNNTLPLEPCPREQIRTLSRKIADDSGGPSPAFSNILQPEFKPLNVSVVGSGSCRHIQFVPVTKDGRVISEATPTVAAGKDPEKSSEDDVYLHTVIPAVVVAAILLVAGIIAMICYRKKRKGKLTIEDQATFIKKGVPIIFADELDDSKPPPSSSMPLILQEEKAPLPPPEYPNQSMPETTPLNQDTIGEYTPLRDEDPNAPPYQPPPPFTAPMEGKGSRPKNMTPYRSPPPYVPP; encoded by the exons AAGTAGTCCAG GTCTCCGAAGCTGGGAAGGAGTCCTTGCCTTCGTGGTTACACTGGAATGCGGAGAGCAGCTCCCTGGAAGGGCTGCCCCTGGACACGGACAAGGGCGTCCACTACATCTCGGTGGCCACGCTGCAGCCCTTCCCCAACGGCAGCTACGTGCCGCAGGCTGCCAATGTCTTCTCCGTGGAGGTGCACCAGGAGGATCACAGCGAGCCGCAGTCGGTGCGAGCGGCAGCCCAGGACGTGGGTGATGCCGCGCCGTTCGTGTGCGGTGCGGAGGAGCCGGTCACCATCCTGACCGTCATTCTGGATGCCGATTTGACAAAAATGACACCAAAGCAGAGGATTGAACTTCTAAACAGAATGAGGAGCTTCTCAGAGGTGGAGCTTCACAACATGAAGTTGGTTCCTGTTGTAAATAACAGACTCTTTGACATGTCGGCCTTCATGGCTGGGCCGGGAAACGCAAAGAAGGTGGTGGAAAACGGGGCCTTACTCTCATGGAAACTGGGCTGTTCTTTGAGCCAAAACAGCGTCCCCAACATCAGCAAGGTCGAGGCCCCGGCGAAAGAAGGGACTATGTCTGCCCGCCTTGGCTACCCTGTAGTTGGCTGGCACATCGCTAACAAGAAACCTCACCTCCCAAAAAGGATGCGGCGGCAGATCAACGCCACCCCCACGCCTCTGACCGCCATCGGGCCTCCCACCACTGCCGCTCAAGAGCCGCCAACGAGGATCGTCCCCACCCCAACGTCACCCGCCATCGCTCCCCCCACGGAGACGACGGCCCCGCCGGTCAGGGAGCCCATCCCGCTGCCGAGGAAGCCTACGGTCACCATCAGAACAAGGGGCCCCATCGTGCAGACACCCACGCTCGGGCCGATCCAGCCAACCAGGCTGGTGGAAGGCACCGGGACGGTCTCTGTGCCGATTCGCCCCACCATGCCCGGCTACGTGGAGCCCACCGCGGTGATCACACcgcccaccaccaccaccaagaaGCCCAGAGTCTCCACTCTGAAGCCCGCCACGCCGTCCACGACAGATTCCTCCACGGCGACGACACGCAGACCGACCCGGAGGCCCAAAACGCCCCGTCCCACAAAGCCCCCCAGCACCACCCGCTCCCCCATCTCCAAGCTGACCACCGCCTCCCCACCCACCCGTGTGCGCACCACGGCCAGCGGCATCCCCCGGCCCTGGGAGCCCAACGAGCCGCCCAAGCTGACGAACCACATCGACAGGGTGGACGCGTGGGAGGGGACCTACTTCGAGGTGAAAATACCCTCAGATACTTTCTACGATAAGGAAGATACCACCACCGACAAGCTGCAGCTGACCTtgaagctgaaggagcagcagatgaTAGAGGAGAATTCGTGGGTCCAGTTCAACAGCACCAGCCAGCTGATGTACGGCATGCCGGACCGCAGCCACGTGGGCAAACATGAGTACTTCATGTACGCCACCGACAAAGGGGGGCTGTTTGCCGTGGATGCCTTTGAAATCCACGTCCACAAGCGCCCGCATGGGGACAAATCCCCGGTgaagttcaaggccaggctggaaggAGACCACAACGCGGTGGCGAATGACATCCATAAGAAGATCATGCTGGTGAAGAAGCTGGCCCTGGCGTTCGGCGATAGGAACAGCAGCACCATCACGGTGCAGGACATCGCCAAGGGCTCCATCGTGGTGGAATGGACCAACAACACGCTGCCTCTGGAGCCCTGCCCCCGCGAGCAGATCCGGACTTTGAGCAGAAAGATTGCAGATGACTCCGGGGGGCCGAGCCCGGCTTTCTCCAACATCTTGCAGCCGGAGTTCAAACCTCTGAACGTGTCGGTCGTGGGCTctggcagctgcaggcacaTCCAGTTTGTCCCCGTGACCAAGGACGGCAGGGTGATCTCGGAGGCGACGCCGACGGTGGCGGCCGGGAAGGACCCCGAGAAGAGCAGTGAAGACGACGTGTACCTCCACACCGTCATCCCCGCCGTGGTGGTGGCCGCCATCCTGCTGGTGGCCGGCATCATCGCCATGATCTGCTACCgcaagaagaggaaagggaagctGACCATCGAAGACCAGGCCACGTTCATTAAGAAGGGCGTGCCCATCATCTTCGCCGACGAGCTGGACGACTCCAAGCCCCCGCCGTCCTCCAGCATGCCCCTCAtcctgcaggaggagaaagcCCCGCTGCCCCCCCCGGAGTACCCCAACCAGAGCATGCCCGAGACCACGCCGCTCAACCAGGACACCATCGGGGAGTACACGCCGCTGCGGGACGAGGACCCCAACGCGCCGCCCTACCAGCCGCCCCCCCCGTTCACCGCTCCCATGGAGGGGAAGGGCTCCCGCCCGAAGAACATGACCCCCTACCGCTCCCCGCCGCCCTACGTCCCCCCTTAA
- the TCTA gene encoding T-cell leukemia translocation-altered gene protein — translation MAAVWEALGALGRELAAEWATQDVRVALCQLLLLWLGLSLTAIRLAWRAYGEEVAALCYRPAARRPPAPGTDSGPAPARPRAHSLSPARRDGAAERLCPPRDSAAAEPGKTHRE, via the exons ATGGCGGCGGTGTGGGAGGCGCTGGGCGCGCTGGGCCGGGAGCTGGCGGCGGAGTGGGCGACGCAGGACGTGCGTGTCGCgctgtgccagctgctgctgctgtggctggggCTCAGCCTGACGGCCATCCGCCTGGCCTGGCGCGCCTACGGCGAGGAGGTGGCCGCGCTCTGCTACCGCccggccgcccgccgcccccccgcccCGGGCACCGACAGCGGCCCCGCGCCCGCACGGCCCCGCGCGCACTCGCTGTCCCCCGCCCGACGCGACGGCGCCGCCGAGCGGCTCTGCCCGCCCCG GGACAGCGCAGCAGCTGAGCCAGGGAAGACACACCGTGAATGA
- the AMT gene encoding aminomethyltransferase, mitochondrial isoform X1 gives MSQAPRRGGPSRAESCRAVPSSAEPGRARRMLRAGCRAALARRHMASALVSGAGGRGEARPCRAEPGRAAQEGLKQTPLDALHRARGGRMVPFAGWSLPVQYGRGHLESHLHTRRHCSLFDVSHMLQTRVYGRDRVRFLESLVVGDIAELRPGQGTLTLLTNERGGIVDDLIVTNTAEDHLYVVSNAGCADKDRAVMEGRAAELRAAGGDVHLEVLDNALLALQGPSMAQVLQTGLPDDLTKLTFMTSTATTVFGVPGCRVTRCGYTGEDGVEISVPAGRAVELAERLLGCPEVWPAGLAARDSLRLEAGLCLYGSDIDESTTPVEAGLLWTLGKRRRTAMDFPGAAVIMEQVKEKPKRKRVGLTSVGPPLRPPATILGPEGTPVGTVTSGCPSPSLGKNIAMGYVQAAHSRPGTTLSVEVRKKQHPALVTKMPFVPTHYYVAK, from the exons ATGTCCCAGGCGccccggcggggcgggccgaGTCGTGCCGAGTCGTGCCGTGCCGTACCGAGCAGCGCTGAACCGGGCCGGGCTCGGAGGATGCTGCGGGCCGGGTGCCGCGCCGCGCTGGCCCGACGCCACATGGCATCGGCGCTGGTGAGTGGGGCCGGGGGGCGAGGGGAGGCCCGGCCGTGCCGAGCTGAGCCGGGCCGTGCCGCGCAGGAGGGGCTGAAGCAGACGCCGTTGGACGCGCTGCACCGGGCCCGCGGCGGGAGGATGGTGCCGTTCGCCGGCTGGAGCCTGCCCGTGCAGTACGGCCGGGGGCACCTCGAGTCGCACCTGCACACCCGGCGGCACTGCTCGCTGTTCGACGTGTCCCACATGCTGCAG ACTCGGGTGTACGGGCGGGACCGCGTCCGCTTCCTGGAGAGCCTGGTGGTGGGGGACATCGCCGAGCTGCGCCCGGGACAG GGCACCCTGACGCTGCTCACCAACGAGCGCGGCGGCATCGTGGATGACCTGATTGTCACCAACACGGCGGAGGATCACCTGTACGTGGTGTCCAACGCGGGCTGCGCTGACAAGGACCGCGCCGTCATGGAG ggcagagcgGCAGAGCTGAGGGCGGCCGGTGGCGACGTGCACCTGGAGGTGTTGGACAACGCGCTGCTGGCGCTGCAAG GGCCCTCCATGGCACAGGTGCTACAGACCGGGCTGCCGGATGACCTGACCAAGCTGACCTTCATGaccagcacagccaccaccGTCTTTGGCGTGCCGGGCTGCCGCGTCACACGCTGTGGCTACACCGGGGAGGACGGCGTGGAG ATCTCCGTGCCTGCGGGCCGAGCGGTGGAGCTGGCCGAGCggctgctgggctgccctgAGGTCTGGCCGGCAGGGCTGGCGGCGCGGGACAGCCTGCGCCTGGAGGCCGGGCTCTGCCTCTATGGCAGCGACATCGATGAGAGCACCACGCCAGTGGAGGCTGGGCTGCTGTGGACCCTGG GGAAGCGCCGGCGCACAGCCATGGATTTCCCCGGTGCAGCCGTCATCATGGAGCAGGTGAAGGAGAAGCCAAAGCGGAAGCGTGTGGGGCTGACGTCGGTAGGACCCCCCCTGCGGCCGCCTGCCACCATCCTGGGCCCCGAGGGCACCCCCGTGGGCACGGTGACCAGCGGCTGCCCCTCGCCCTCCCTGGGTAAGAACATCGCCATGGGCTACgtgcaggctgcccacagccgcCCCGGCACCACGCTCAGCGTTGAGgtgaggaagaagcagcacCCAGCGCTGGTCACCAAGATGCCCTTCGTGCCCACACACTATTACGTAGCCAAGTGA